In Halorussus limi, a genomic segment contains:
- a CDS encoding DUF7260 family protein: MTEEFAAGDAAALDLRTPAAVERAAAERDRIEEKVAAFGEFRERVESVPTDANRRAGRSSRSGSRAVGSALAVGASGTSTTGGAATVREAFRETVLPYADADSMQEAMADELSPELTAALSPAAGGFSTGLQRQLVSRADRRRKECGLLADGIEGERDRVRALADELGEITDWLADADETPLLQLGFEELRARHDRLEEFRATCDRLAAERQAAIRETRSDGLTGIREAELIAHLYGEFDDAHPVLADLAELDAVLAECQRAVRRHLCARV; encoded by the coding sequence ATGACCGAGGAGTTCGCCGCGGGAGACGCGGCGGCGCTCGACCTCCGGACCCCCGCGGCCGTCGAGCGCGCGGCGGCCGAGCGCGACCGCATCGAGGAGAAGGTCGCGGCGTTCGGCGAGTTCCGCGAGCGCGTCGAGTCGGTGCCGACCGACGCGAACCGGCGGGCCGGCCGGTCGTCCCGGTCCGGGAGCAGGGCAGTCGGGAGCGCACTCGCGGTGGGAGCGAGCGGAACGAGTACGACCGGCGGCGCGGCGACGGTCCGCGAGGCGTTCCGCGAGACCGTGTTACCTTACGCCGACGCCGACTCGATGCAGGAGGCGATGGCCGACGAGCTATCGCCGGAACTGACCGCGGCGCTCTCGCCCGCGGCGGGCGGATTCTCGACCGGACTCCAGCGCCAACTGGTCTCGCGGGCCGACCGGCGCCGCAAGGAGTGTGGACTGCTCGCCGACGGCATCGAGGGCGAACGCGACCGAGTTCGGGCGCTCGCCGACGAACTGGGCGAGATTACCGATTGGCTCGCGGACGCCGACGAGACGCCGCTCCTCCAACTCGGCTTCGAGGAGTTGCGGGCGCGCCACGACCGACTGGAGGAGTTCCGCGCGACCTGCGACCGCCTCGCCGCCGAGCGACAGGCCGCGATTCGGGAGACCCGAAGCGACGGCCTGACCGGGATTCGGGAGGCGGAACTGATAGCTCACCTCTACGGCGAGTTCGACGACGCCCACCCCGTGCTGGCCGACCTCGCGGAACTCGACGCGGTGCTGGCCGAGTGCCAGCGCGCGGTCCGGCGTCACCTCTGTGCGCGAGTCTGA
- a CDS encoding thioredoxin family protein: MDDEDLDAVRERKKRALVQEQGLGAPPSPVYVDGSQSFDRTVTAHDVVLVHYYADGGAGQRLHPVVESVARETFAAVAKVNVVHHQKLALKRGVEATPTFEVYADGECQERVRGQVEKEELVELVGEYTAF, encoded by the coding sequence ATGGACGACGAGGACCTCGACGCGGTACGTGAGCGCAAGAAACGCGCGCTCGTGCAGGAACAGGGCCTCGGCGCGCCGCCGTCCCCGGTCTACGTCGACGGCTCTCAGAGCTTCGACCGGACCGTGACGGCCCACGACGTCGTGTTGGTCCACTACTACGCCGACGGCGGCGCGGGCCAGCGACTCCACCCGGTAGTCGAGTCCGTCGCGCGCGAGACGTTCGCGGCGGTGGCGAAAGTGAACGTCGTACACCACCAGAAGTTGGCGCTGAAGCGGGGCGTCGAGGCGACGCCGACGTTCGAGGTGTACGCCGACGGCGAGTGTCAAGAACGAGTCCGGGGGCAGGTCGAGAAGGAGGAGTTGGTGGAACTGGTCGGCGAGTACACGGCGTTCTGA
- the glmU gene encoding bifunctional sugar-1-phosphate nucleotidylyltransferase/acetyltransferase, with protein MQAVLLAAGEGTRIRPLSASLPKPMLPVADRPLVAHAADAAVDAGAEELVVVVGYGAETVRNYFGDDYRGVPVRYAVQDEQAGTADAVRAAREHLDGAFAVLNGDNLYDPEAVADLFESGPSVGAIRVDEPSNYGVLSTAGDAVTDIVEKPTDPPTDLANAGAYVFPAEAREWLDVPASERGEREITDVLARAVEEYDVSYVAMDRWLDVGRPWELLEANEWKLAELERDVRGEVHDDADLRGPVVVEEGATIDAGVVIEGPVLVRAGASVGPNAYVRGATLLGEDAHVGHSVEVKNSVVGEGSHVAHLSYVGDSVLGRNVNFGAGTNVANLRHDDEAVKLTVKGERISTGRRKFGVVVGDDAKTAINTSLNAGVTLSTGATTTPGEVVTRDR; from the coding sequence ATGCAAGCAGTGCTTCTGGCCGCGGGCGAGGGGACCCGGATTCGACCGCTGTCGGCGTCGCTCCCGAAGCCGATGCTGCCGGTCGCCGACCGCCCACTGGTCGCACACGCCGCGGACGCCGCGGTGGACGCGGGCGCGGAGGAACTCGTGGTGGTCGTCGGCTACGGGGCCGAGACGGTCCGGAACTACTTCGGGGACGACTACCGCGGCGTGCCGGTCCGATACGCGGTGCAGGACGAGCAGGCGGGGACCGCCGACGCGGTGCGAGCGGCCCGCGAGCATCTCGACGGCGCGTTCGCGGTGCTGAACGGCGATAACCTCTACGACCCCGAGGCCGTCGCCGACCTGTTCGAGTCGGGACCGAGCGTCGGCGCGATTCGGGTCGACGAGCCCTCGAACTACGGGGTGCTCTCGACGGCGGGCGACGCGGTCACCGACATCGTGGAGAAACCGACGGACCCGCCGACCGACCTCGCCAACGCCGGTGCGTATGTCTTCCCCGCCGAGGCCCGCGAGTGGCTGGACGTGCCCGCGAGCGAGCGCGGTGAACGCGAGATTACCGACGTGCTGGCGCGCGCCGTCGAGGAGTACGACGTGAGCTACGTCGCGATGGACCGGTGGCTGGACGTGGGACGACCGTGGGAACTGCTGGAAGCCAACGAGTGGAAGCTCGCCGAACTCGAACGCGACGTTCGGGGCGAGGTCCACGACGACGCCGACCTCCGCGGCCCCGTCGTGGTCGAAGAAGGCGCGACCATCGACGCGGGCGTCGTGATAGAGGGGCCTGTGCTCGTCCGAGCGGGTGCGAGCGTCGGTCCAAACGCCTACGTTCGCGGCGCGACCCTCCTCGGCGAGGACGCCCACGTCGGCCACTCGGTCGAGGTCAAAAACAGCGTGGTCGGCGAGGGGAGTCACGTCGCGCATCTCAGCTACGTCGGCGACAGCGTCCTCGGCCGGAACGTCAACTTCGGCGCCGGGACGAACGTCGCCAATCTTCGCCACGACGACGAGGCGGTGAAGCTCACGGTCAAGGGCGAGCGCATCTCGACCGGCCGCCGGAAGTTCGGCGTCGTCGTCGGCGACGACGCGAAGACGGCCATCAACACGAGTCTGAACGCGGGCGTGACGCTCTCGACCGGCGCGACGACGACGCCCGGCGAGGTCGTGACGCGGGACAGATGA
- a CDS encoding DEAD/DEAH box helicase, translated as MDVTIDWLRGRPYYDGQVEAHRTLPGRDGDFADVDLEPRLESALESRGIDRLYRHQVEAVEAVRAGENVVVATPTASGKSLAYTVPAFERAMDHGGRTLYVAPQNALINDQEETLSALARDLGFGSRVSVEQYTGRLSKSEKRAVRDRRPTVVLTNPDMLHYALLPHAHRLWDWFFKGVETVVLDEVHEYRGVFGSHVALLLRRLRRVCDRFDSDPEFVCCSATVGNPVEHAASVTGTEADSFRLVDEDVSDTGPTHWLLWNPPEYESPQAGASGQRRSNHAETKRVFADLVSNDHQTLTFTRARQAAEQWAMESADELRDRGRGDLAPDVTAYQAALSDDRRKEIEEGLRDGEVRGVWSTNALELGVDIGGLDAVLLDGYPGTRMAAFQQAGRAGRGDDPSLVALVAGEDQLDQYLMANPEEFFAGDPERAVVNPANDQLLPDHVLSAARETWLSPEDGDYFGEEFPDLVSDLEAEGLLERRTTPDGLRWTYDGDGSPQHEMSLRSIDDREVNLLDRRNNDTIATLPFEDALTDAHPGAIYHHQGQSYEVVDLDLSREVAELSPTWADYHTKVLHEKEITVEEDLREKRLATREDVPVRFADVTMRKQITGFERRDRSGETLARESLDLPEVSLRTKALYFTVPREVEAAMREQGDFAGGIHAAEHGMISLFPLELLCDRADIGGLSTPMHPHTGESTIFIYDGYPGGVGLVREGYETVADLMVRTAEMIAACDCDAPGGCPSCVQSPHCGNANDPLDKAQARYLLDALTGGGE; from the coding sequence GTGGACGTGACCATCGACTGGCTTCGGGGCCGACCGTACTACGACGGGCAGGTCGAGGCCCACCGGACCCTCCCCGGCCGGGACGGCGACTTCGCCGACGTGGACCTCGAACCCCGTCTGGAGAGCGCGCTCGAATCCCGGGGCATCGACCGACTCTACCGCCATCAGGTCGAGGCCGTCGAGGCGGTTCGGGCGGGCGAGAACGTCGTCGTCGCTACCCCGACCGCGAGCGGGAAGAGCCTCGCGTACACGGTCCCGGCCTTCGAGCGCGCGATGGACCACGGCGGGCGCACTCTCTACGTCGCGCCCCAGAACGCGCTCATCAACGACCAAGAGGAGACCCTCTCGGCGCTCGCGCGGGACCTCGGGTTCGGCAGTCGGGTCTCGGTCGAGCAGTACACCGGGCGACTGAGCAAGTCCGAGAAGCGGGCGGTCCGGGACCGGCGGCCGACCGTCGTCCTGACGAACCCCGACATGCTCCACTACGCGCTGTTGCCCCACGCCCACCGCCTCTGGGACTGGTTCTTCAAAGGGGTGGAGACGGTCGTGCTGGACGAGGTCCACGAGTACCGCGGGGTCTTCGGGAGCCACGTCGCGCTCCTGCTCCGGCGCCTCCGGCGCGTCTGCGACCGGTTCGATTCGGACCCCGAGTTCGTCTGCTGTTCGGCGACCGTCGGCAACCCGGTCGAACACGCCGCCAGCGTGACGGGGACCGAGGCCGACTCGTTCCGACTGGTGGACGAGGACGTGAGCGACACCGGGCCGACCCACTGGCTGCTCTGGAACCCGCCGGAGTACGAGTCCCCGCAGGCCGGAGCGTCGGGCCAACGCCGGTCGAACCACGCCGAGACCAAGCGCGTGTTCGCCGACCTCGTCTCGAACGACCACCAGACGCTGACGTTCACCCGCGCCCGGCAGGCCGCCGAACAGTGGGCCATGGAGAGCGCCGACGAACTCCGCGACCGGGGTCGGGGCGACCTCGCGCCCGACGTGACGGCGTATCAGGCCGCTCTGAGCGACGACCGACGGAAGGAAATCGAGGAAGGGCTTCGGGACGGCGAGGTCCGGGGCGTCTGGAGTACCAACGCCCTGGAACTCGGCGTGGACATCGGCGGCCTCGACGCGGTCCTGCTCGACGGCTACCCCGGCACGCGCATGGCGGCGTTCCAGCAGGCCGGGCGCGCGGGCCGGGGCGACGACCCGAGCCTCGTCGCCCTCGTCGCGGGCGAGGACCAACTCGACCAGTACCTGATGGCCAACCCCGAGGAGTTCTTCGCCGGCGACCCCGAGCGCGCGGTCGTCAACCCCGCGAACGACCAACTCCTGCCCGACCACGTGCTGTCTGCGGCCCGCGAGACGTGGCTCTCGCCCGAGGACGGCGACTACTTCGGCGAGGAGTTCCCGGACCTCGTGTCCGACCTCGAAGCCGAGGGCCTGCTGGAGCGCCGGACGACTCCCGACGGCCTGCGCTGGACCTACGACGGCGACGGCAGTCCGCAACACGAGATGAGTCTGCGCTCCATCGACGACCGCGAGGTGAACCTGCTGGACAGGCGGAACAACGACACCATCGCCACTCTCCCGTTCGAGGACGCGCTGACCGACGCCCACCCCGGCGCTATCTACCACCATCAGGGCCAGTCCTACGAGGTCGTGGACCTCGACCTGAGCCGCGAAGTCGCCGAACTCAGCCCCACGTGGGCCGACTACCACACCAAGGTCCTCCACGAGAAGGAGATTACCGTCGAGGAGGACCTCCGCGAGAAGCGACTGGCGACCCGCGAGGACGTGCCCGTCAGATTCGCCGACGTGACGATGCGCAAGCAGATTACGGGCTTCGAGCGCCGCGACCGGTCGGGCGAGACGCTGGCCCGCGAGTCGCTCGACCTGCCGGAGGTCTCGCTCCGGACGAAGGCGCTGTACTTCACGGTGCCCCGCGAAGTCGAGGCGGCGATGCGCGAGCAGGGCGACTTCGCCGGCGGCATCCACGCCGCCGAACACGGGATGATTTCGCTATTCCCGCTGGAACTGCTCTGTGACCGCGCCGACATCGGCGGCCTCTCGACGCCGATGCATCCCCACACCGGCGAGAGTACCATCTTCATCTACGACGGCTACCCCGGCGGCGTCGGACTCGTCCGGGAGGGCTACGAGACGGTCGCGGACCTGATGGTTCGGACCGCCGAGATGATAGCGGCCTGCGACTGCGACGCGCCGGGCGGGTGTCCGTCCTGCGTCCAGTCGCCCCACTGCGGGAACGCCAACGACCCGCTCGACAAGGCGCAGGCCCGATACCTCCTCGACGCGCTCACCGGCGGAGGCGAGTAG
- a CDS encoding 2Fe-2S iron-sulfur cluster-binding protein gives MSTHTVAIEVPEDCDVEQAGETVEIEVPETEYVLSAARSEGVWLPADCQQGWCTSCAAELLEGEVDQSDAKRYYESDEEADLILPCTAKPESDLRIRACRYDEMLDHRAEHDKPPGRSKR, from the coding sequence GTGAGTACCCACACCGTCGCCATCGAAGTGCCGGAGGACTGCGACGTCGAGCAGGCCGGAGAGACCGTCGAAATCGAGGTGCCCGAGACCGAGTACGTCCTCTCGGCCGCCCGGAGCGAGGGCGTCTGGCTCCCCGCCGACTGCCAGCAGGGATGGTGTACCTCCTGCGCCGCGGAACTGCTGGAGGGCGAAGTGGACCAGTCCGACGCCAAGCGGTACTACGAGTCCGACGAGGAAGCCGACCTGATTCTGCCCTGCACTGCCAAGCCCGAGTCGGACCTCCGGATTCGGGCCTGCCGGTACGACGAGATGCTCGACCACCGCGCGGAACACGACAAGCCGCCGGGCCGGTCGAAGCGGTGA
- a CDS encoding TrmB family transcriptional regulator, with product MDEDDAIDALETLGLSNYEAKVFTALQRLGTGTARDVHVATDVPRSQVYGAAESLQDRGLVEVQQSKPIQYRPVSLDAARSHLRGEFERTQERAFDYLEAARQQRGEGDEEREDIWTVHGRTSIDGRVEQLLEEAEHRVVFGVGRDARGLTEDLADRLRERADAGVEVVLVGDAALGELFADSDVTVVDFPADHPHNNHPHGDDPVGRVVVVDAETVLLSVRDRRDDLDLEEETAIWSSKTGIAAVLIQLIDGGLGDAVSV from the coding sequence ATGGACGAAGACGACGCCATCGACGCGCTCGAGACCCTCGGCCTCTCGAACTACGAGGCCAAGGTGTTCACCGCGCTCCAGCGACTCGGCACCGGGACCGCCCGCGACGTACACGTCGCGACCGACGTGCCCCGCTCGCAGGTCTACGGCGCGGCCGAATCGCTACAGGACCGCGGTCTCGTGGAGGTCCAGCAGTCCAAGCCCATCCAGTACCGCCCCGTCAGCCTCGACGCCGCCCGGTCGCATCTCCGCGGCGAGTTCGAGCGCACCCAAGAGCGGGCCTTCGACTACCTCGAAGCGGCCCGCCAACAGCGCGGCGAGGGCGACGAGGAGCGCGAGGACATCTGGACGGTCCACGGACGGACCAGCATCGACGGCCGGGTCGAGCAACTGCTCGAAGAGGCCGAGCACCGCGTCGTCTTCGGCGTGGGTCGCGACGCCCGCGGACTCACCGAGGACCTCGCCGACCGCCTGCGAGAGCGGGCCGACGCGGGCGTCGAGGTGGTCCTCGTCGGCGACGCCGCGCTCGGCGAACTGTTCGCCGACAGCGACGTTACGGTCGTCGACTTCCCGGCCGACCACCCGCACAACAACCACCCCCACGGCGACGACCCCGTGGGTCGCGTCGTGGTCGTGGACGCAGAGACGGTCCTGCTGAGCGTCCGCGACAGGCGCGACGACCTCGACTTGGAGGAGGAGACCGCCATCTGGTCGTCGAAGACCGGCATCGCCGCGGTCCTCATCCAACTCATCGACGGCGGACTCGGCGACGCGGTGTCGGTCTGA
- a CDS encoding DUF7544 domain-containing protein, which yields MTWYAVEALDDALDATKSLLTPLDARQWLKLALVVFFLGSGGGGGPSAGAGGSTGTPADGPGTTPGHGVEFDVPAALGDVLPILLGAIAVALVVGLLYVLVGAVMEFVFVESLRRQRVRIRSYADQHLGRALRLFVFRVALGLLVAVPAVALVVGAVGLATGGLDVSLGLLVVLIPLLALLGFLVAAVDAFTVSFVVPVMILKNVGVLAGWRRFWPTLTREWKQYGVYALVRFVLALGVGLIASVVGGVVGALLVAPVAVVGVVAVPALGGVGAVLSNPVALAVAGLLALAYFALLTAALAVVFVPIQTYLRYHALLVLGDTDADFDLIPDLRRKIRETG from the coding sequence ATGACGTGGTACGCCGTGGAGGCGCTCGACGACGCGCTCGACGCCACGAAGTCGCTGCTCACGCCGCTCGACGCCCGCCAGTGGCTGAAACTCGCGCTCGTGGTCTTCTTCCTCGGGAGCGGCGGGGGCGGCGGACCGTCGGCCGGCGCCGGCGGGTCCACGGGCACGCCCGCCGACGGGCCGGGGACGACTCCCGGTCACGGCGTCGAGTTCGACGTTCCGGCCGCGTTGGGCGACGTGTTGCCGATACTCCTCGGCGCGATTGCGGTAGCGCTGGTCGTCGGTCTGCTGTACGTGCTGGTCGGGGCCGTGATGGAGTTCGTCTTCGTGGAATCGCTGCGCCGCCAGCGCGTCCGGATTCGGTCCTACGCCGACCAGCACCTCGGGCGCGCCCTCAGGTTGTTCGTCTTCCGGGTCGCGCTCGGTCTGTTAGTCGCGGTTCCCGCAGTCGCGCTGGTCGTCGGCGCGGTCGGACTCGCGACGGGCGGCCTCGACGTCTCGCTCGGCCTGCTCGTCGTCCTGATTCCCCTGCTCGCGCTCCTCGGGTTTCTCGTCGCCGCGGTGGACGCATTCACGGTCAGTTTCGTCGTGCCGGTGATGATACTGAAAAACGTCGGCGTCCTCGCGGGGTGGCGGCGGTTCTGGCCGACGCTGACCCGCGAGTGGAAGCAGTACGGCGTCTACGCGCTCGTCCGGTTCGTCCTCGCGCTCGGAGTCGGTCTGATTGCCTCGGTCGTCGGCGGCGTCGTCGGCGCGCTGTTGGTCGCTCCGGTCGCCGTCGTCGGCGTCGTGGCGGTGCCGGCGCTCGGCGGCGTCGGCGCGGTGCTGTCGAACCCGGTCGCGCTGGCCGTCGCGGGTCTCCTCGCGCTGGCGTACTTCGCGCTCCTGACGGCCGCCCTCGCGGTGGTCTTCGTGCCGATTCAGACCTACCTCCGGTATCACGCGCTGCTCGTCCTCGGCGACACCGACGCGGACTTCGACCTGATTCCGGACCTGCGTCGCAAGATACGCGAGACGGGGTAG
- a CDS encoding helix-turn-helix transcriptional regulator codes for MNIDTSDKRQLDQSSNVLLLAPLTPTGNRACLELLASTTKPDEANVAAVTYTPPPETWISDWTAHVGDLPAELAFIHANTVETDEGPAGNEVPPNVSVARVDPNQPMDIIAPLSEQLTRWEGNGNQTLVSVQTLTVLLEYVDFDTAFRYLHILTHRVQAANAIGFYHMDPDIHDEETINTLKTLFDAVVEVSDDGEEWSVAETYGDRSATSDHAQSHDTDVSVPDSDGGLFTSVLSSVSNLFSGADGTDRSAATTDSPETTAGSDTVESTPSDDQSARESNVEQFPEEAMLTDEDRIRELLTRYGGRMKQADVTEETDWSKSTVSRKLSKMEEKGLITRVQVGRGNLVFLSGYEPETAKSPFEQETTDR; via the coding sequence ATGAACATCGATACATCGGACAAGCGGCAACTGGACCAGTCATCGAACGTCCTCTTACTGGCACCGTTGACGCCGACGGGAAATCGCGCCTGTCTCGAACTGCTCGCCTCGACGACGAAACCGGACGAGGCCAACGTCGCCGCAGTGACGTACACGCCGCCGCCCGAGACGTGGATCTCCGATTGGACGGCGCACGTCGGCGACCTCCCGGCCGAACTCGCGTTCATCCACGCGAACACGGTCGAGACCGACGAGGGACCCGCCGGCAACGAGGTCCCGCCGAACGTGTCGGTCGCGCGCGTCGATCCGAACCAGCCGATGGACATCATCGCGCCGCTGAGCGAACAGTTGACCCGTTGGGAGGGGAACGGCAACCAGACGCTCGTGTCGGTACAGACGCTGACCGTCCTCTTGGAGTACGTCGACTTCGACACAGCGTTCCGGTACCTGCACATCCTCACCCACCGGGTACAGGCGGCCAACGCCATCGGGTTCTACCACATGGACCCGGACATCCACGACGAGGAGACCATCAACACGCTGAAGACGCTGTTCGACGCCGTGGTCGAGGTCTCCGACGACGGCGAGGAGTGGTCCGTCGCCGAGACCTACGGCGACCGGAGCGCGACAAGCGACCACGCCCAGTCTCACGACACCGACGTCTCGGTTCCGGACTCCGACGGCGGCCTGTTCACGTCCGTACTGAGTTCGGTGTCGAACCTGTTCTCGGGGGCGGACGGTACCGACCGCTCCGCGGCCACGACCGACTCACCGGAGACGACCGCCGGGAGCGATACCGTCGAGTCGACGCCGTCGGACGACCAGTCCGCGCGCGAGTCGAACGTCGAGCAGTTCCCCGAGGAGGCGATGCTGACGGACGAGGACCGCATCCGCGAACTGCTGACCCGCTACGGCGGCCGGATGAAACAGGCCGACGTGACCGAGGAGACCGACTGGTCGAAGTCGACCGTCAGCCGGAAACTGTCGAAGATGGAGGAGAAGGGTCTCATCACCCGGGTACAGGTCGGCCGCGGCAACCTCGTCTTCCTGAGCGGCTACGAACCGGAGACCGCCA
- a CDS encoding DUF7552 domain-containing protein produces the protein MTDSLEHLRERITDLTDPDGDFVVVCPLSGKCPVPVRGETFPSADAAEEAVDLVCEYRRVLREVDPHLENIPIVATERTADPLALDAHERSERGGGAERSAETARRSRTRRARARRTTGRSVSLSGDGDGEWLRMENAPLVHVRRDGELLDDETVSRQLRSELK, from the coding sequence ATGACCGACTCTCTGGAACACCTCCGCGAGCGGATAACCGACTTGACCGACCCCGACGGCGATTTCGTCGTCGTCTGTCCGCTATCCGGCAAGTGCCCGGTGCCCGTCAGGGGCGAGACGTTCCCCTCGGCGGACGCCGCCGAGGAGGCCGTCGACCTCGTCTGCGAGTACCGCCGCGTCCTCCGGGAGGTGGACCCGCACCTCGAAAACATTCCCATCGTGGCGACCGAACGAACCGCCGACCCGCTCGCGCTCGACGCGCACGAGCGGAGCGAGCGCGGGGGCGGAGCCGAGCGTTCGGCCGAGACCGCTCGTCGCTCCCGCACCCGTCGCGCCCGCGCTCGCCGCACCACCGGCCGGTCGGTCTCGCTCTCGGGCGACGGCGACGGCGAATGGCTCCGCATGGAGAACGCGCCGCTGGTCCACGTCCGGCGCGACGGCGAACTGCTCGACGACGAGACCGTCTCGCGGCAACTCCGGTCGGAACTGAAGTAG
- a CDS encoding DUF7552 domain-containing protein, whose translation MPDSLDAIRGRIDRRADESGDFYVACAETDERPAPLTGRRFPTEAAASEAADLARAYREALRESDPELPERRLSVYELTDDPPTLVSTRKRAAGRRDNGLPRTSRSVTLSGDCESEWLRMDNAPLVHVRRDGEPLPDDAVERQLDSKL comes from the coding sequence ATGCCCGACTCCCTCGACGCTATCCGCGGTCGAATCGACCGACGAGCCGACGAGTCCGGTGATTTCTACGTCGCGTGCGCCGAGACCGACGAGCGCCCCGCGCCGCTGACCGGCCGACGGTTCCCCACCGAGGCGGCCGCCAGCGAGGCGGCCGACCTCGCTCGCGCGTACCGCGAGGCCCTCCGCGAGTCCGACCCCGAACTCCCCGAGCGTCGCCTCTCGGTCTACGAACTCACCGACGACCCGCCGACGCTGGTCTCGACCCGCAAGCGCGCCGCGGGGCGGCGCGACAACGGCCTGCCCCGGACCTCGCGGTCGGTGACGCTCTCGGGCGACTGCGAGTCGGAGTGGCTCCGCATGGACAACGCCCCGCTGGTCCACGTCCGGCGCGACGGCGAACCGCTCCCCGACGACGCCGTCGAGCGCCAACTCGACTCTAAGCTATGA
- a CDS encoding DCC1-like thiol-disulfide oxidoreductase family protein, which yields MSDYHGVLIYDGECPFCSAAASALRRVEGVGAIEWEDEPAQAFLAAQFGETPFALVFADSREGRVYVGREAARELCDRAGMPVLVQDIVGDNYESLADAIRSVTGVEGEPDPYHGEFPLAEEARDAFGELAANAWHTAKVSR from the coding sequence GTGAGCGACTATCACGGCGTGCTCATCTACGACGGGGAGTGCCCGTTCTGCTCGGCGGCCGCCTCGGCGCTCCGTCGGGTCGAAGGCGTCGGCGCTATCGAGTGGGAGGACGAACCGGCCCAAGCGTTTCTGGCGGCCCAGTTCGGCGAGACGCCGTTCGCGCTGGTCTTCGCCGATAGCCGCGAGGGCCGAGTCTACGTCGGCCGCGAGGCGGCCCGCGAACTCTGCGATCGGGCGGGGATGCCCGTCCTCGTGCAGGACATCGTGGGCGACAACTACGAGTCGCTGGCCGACGCGATTCGGAGCGTGACGGGCGTCGAGGGAGAGCCAGACCCGTATCACGGCGAGTTTCCGCTCGCCGAAGAGGCGCGGGACGCGTTCGGGGAGTTGGCGGCGAACGCGTGGCACACCGCGAAAGTGAGTCGGTAA
- the dps gene encoding DNA protection during starvation protein, which produces MADDERRHGSGDYEPGDTSKRVGMEVIRERGLEPEELRERLIDAIGAEFSTYYYYTNLRMHLAGHEDYKEIAEDARLEDRAHFELVAPRVYELGGSLPNDISDFMGRASCPHADLPTPYQGEEPDEINEGASAELILETLLEAERCAIRTWSEICDMTQGKDPRTYDMASRILQEEIEHEAWFVELLSMERDGEANPAGHFVRGEPGDAPLSTNRRFNDSA; this is translated from the coding sequence ATGGCAGACGACGAACGGCGACACGGTTCCGGCGACTACGAACCGGGCGATACGAGCAAACGAGTGGGGATGGAAGTGATTCGCGAGCGCGGACTCGAACCGGAGGAACTCCGCGAGCGACTCATCGACGCCATCGGGGCCGAGTTTTCGACGTACTACTACTACACCAACCTCCGGATGCACCTCGCGGGCCACGAGGACTACAAGGAGATAGCCGAGGACGCCCGCCTCGAGGACCGCGCGCACTTCGAGTTGGTCGCGCCGCGCGTCTACGAACTCGGCGGGTCGCTCCCGAACGACATCAGCGACTTCATGGGTCGGGCGTCGTGTCCGCACGCCGACCTCCCGACGCCGTATCAGGGCGAGGAACCCGACGAAATCAACGAGGGCGCCTCCGCAGAGCTGATTCTGGAGACGCTCCTCGAAGCCGAGCGGTGCGCCATCCGGACGTGGAGCGAAATCTGCGACATGACGCAGGGCAAGGACCCGCGGACCTACGACATGGCGAGTCGCATCCTGCAGGAGGAAATCGAACACGAGGCGTGGTTCGTCGAACTCCTCTCGATGGAGCGCGACGGCGAGGCCAACCCGGCGGGCCACTTCGTCCGGGGCGAACCCGGCGACGCGCCGCTCTCGACCAACCGTCGCTTCAACGACTCGGCGTGA